The DNA region GTCAACGTCACATGCATTGCTGCTACTTCCACGTCCAATTATACTTTTCCTTCATCTAAGAGTTTTACAAAATGTtgattaaattttataataattaaaataactaTTCGTGAATATACATGAACACAAAATCTGGACACACAATTTAACTCTAtgtaaattcaaaaatcaaaaccttAAAACACTATCCAGCTTAACTTGGGAATATATGGCCTAATTCATCTTTTCCCAAGTTAGTTATATATATCTCCAAGTGTTATAAAACTTGTTGGAGGAAATCTATCATAGTCAATCAAGTTTGTTTGAATTGATCAGTCAATTCGTTGATAAGTTGGTAATTGAAATTGGCAAGGCATCAAGATGAAAACTGTGGATTGTATCACTTTAAATTCTTGATAAACCCCTTCAATTGTAAGGCGGACTTTTGGGTGGATCAACTTATCCATTATAATGGTTCGGGTCATCTCAACCATTCTTGAGACCTTAGGTAGAAAAAAAATAAGgacataatattttttaaaaataaatattattagagacatttaattttattagttatagtCAAAGGTGGAAGTTGCCACCCTAGTAGCTCAACACGATCAACCCTATGATCATCTATAaggaggtaaatcgggaagctaCAGTTGGCAACTGCAGAGAATATTTTTCTCAGCTTTGCTAAGATTCAACCCTTACCCAttgtataataatattattattattattattattattattattattattattctaatATAACACTTAATTTGTCAATCATCTAGTCACTCCTTTGGATATTCACCCTTACAAATAGATTTTGTTTGTGCAATCATGTTCTAGCTTGATCTTGTTAGATcaagatatttttatatttgtgtAATGTAATTGActtgattttaattaagttacatTGATATGTCAACTAAaccaaggttgactagatatttGACATGGAATGAAATCTAAATAAGTCAAAGATTGATTAAATAATTGATAGTTGAAAAGCTTAATAAGTGTTAATAAAATATTGGAGAAAGTATAATGGGTGTTGCCAAGTGGAGAGTTCAACAAGTGTTAAAAATGAAGAAAATCCAATGGATGTTACCAAGCAAAAAATCCAATGGTTTGATAAGTGAAAATGTTTAACAATTATTGATAAGTGGAAAATTTAACAAGTAGTGTCGATAATGATGGAAGTCCAACGGGTGCTAACGATGGATGAAATTCTAGTAAGTCGGGGTTAATTAGATACTAGACATATGAAAATCTCGATGGATAAAAAAGACATAAAAGTTGGGGTTGATTAGGATACTAGACACGTGGAAATCTCGATGGGTCAAAAGGACATAAAGTTAGATAAGTAAAAGGTTCTGGCTAGTTAAGGAGAACCTTAGGATGAAAAAGTGAAAGTTCTAGTCGGATAAGGGGATCCAAGATAGACAAACGAAAGTTCTTATAAGTCAAGGTTACTAACACTGGGCACATGATGTAGTCCTAAAGATAGTCTGCTGGCAAAAATTAAAGTTGACCGATACTAGGTAAAAGAGGAAGTCTAGATGATAAGATCTCTTAGCATGGGAAATTCAGTAGGTATAAGACCTCAATCTTAGAGACAAAATATCATGTATAGGAAGTCCCAAATACAAGAGTTTTTTTTGACAAGACGAGGAGGTCTTAAATGCATAGTATCTTAGTAGGAAAGTGAAACACTTTCACATACATAGTTGAGATGGTAAATAATTAGAGATTTACCACTTGAGCTTGAGGGATCGAAGAACTCGCCTCCACCCCAATTCACTTTTCTAACCGTGATTTATACTTAGAGTTAATTTAGACTGCTCGAACTTTAATGTTGATCAAACTCGATGATTTTATTTGATAGATGAATTGACGAGACAATCAATTCGGTtgaattttaagtaaaaaaaatatttgcagGTCACTTTACTAATGAGTAAAGTGTCCAACAAACAAAAATTATTGACCTGTCAGATTATGACGGTAAGAACTGTCACATGACCGACAATTCTGAACACAAAAATtcaaatagaaaattttcatccCGGGAAGAGTCAGATTCTCAAGCAAAATATATATGAATATATATCATCGACTGAGAAGGAAGATATATACTTAACATCGTGGCTAATAGCATTTGCTTTTTTAATTTATcgttatttattttgatgatgtTTTATATGTCATTATAAATAATGTTTTGCATTAACTCATGAAGGAGATATTCCGCATGCAACCGCATGTAGGAGCCATATATGAGAGCTCACACGGACACAGTGGTACTCGGATAGTAAATTGTCACACGAGTACAAAGAAGCCTAGTTGGATCAATGAAGCTGGTGCTAGCCGAAGGGCCGTGTAAAGCCCGGCGTTATCACGCCACGCTCGATTATGATGATTTACCTCTTTTTCAAATGCAGACGAACATCAACGAGCATCTGGAATGAGCGCATCATGTTTTGTTACACGTTAGAGCTCCAACGGCGTGCAGGATGAGATCTACAAAACGGCTGTCTCTAGAGCTCGCAGACATCTTTCCACTTTATTTCACTATCATCACAGTTCACGTACGATCGCTTAGCGACATCGTTCACGTGCTTTTCCAGCTCAACCGGTGGTCCGCATCTCACTGCCAAACGGCTCATGCACGCATCTCCACCCTCGTGAAGCCACCGAGTGCAGTACTGGCGGCACAACGAATCAACCTTAACCGCATATGTCCTACGAAGGGCTAGCTCCTCATCTAAGCTGGATAGGGTTTCTATGTATTTTTGTGAGGCAGAGAAGGAACCTGATCCATGGCATATTCCTGGCGTCCCTATAAATAAAAATTCGATTTATGTGCTGAAAAGCTGGAGCGAAATTGACTGCAGTCCGTCACATGTACATGGTGACCGCAgccttaattatatatatatatatatatatatatatatattcttcatTATGTGGTCACACACGCCGTGCGTTCTCCTCCTCTATAAAATGGAACCCTAGCTCAATCGTAATCCAACACAACTTGGCCGGTGCTGAAGAAATGGCTCAACGAACTAGGAAAACAATTTTCATTTcactactcttcttcttcttcttcttcatcttcatgctCTCTGGCACAATGGCGCAGGACTTCTGCGTGGGGGATCTGTCGGGCGCCCAAACCCCAGCCGGCTTCCCCTGCAAGAAAGTCGCCCAAGTCACCGTCAGCGACTTCGTCTTCTCTGGGCTGGCCAAGGCCGGCAACACCTCCAACATAATCAAGGCGGCCGTGACCCCGGCGTTCGTGAACCAGTTCCCGGCCGTCAACGGGCTCGGCATCTCCGCCGCTCGGCTCGACATCGCCCCCGGCGGCGTCGTGCCCCTCCACACTCACCCGGCTGCCTCCGAGTTTCTAGTCGTCACGCAGGGAACCATCGCTGCCGGCTTCATCACCTCCTCAAACGATGTCTACTACACGACGCTGCGAAAGGGGGATGCGATGGTGTTCCCCCAGGGCTTGCTCCACTACCAGATCAACGCCGGGGGTGTCACAGCCGTGGCCATCGTCAGCTTCAGTAGCCCCAGCCCCGGCCTTCAGATAACCCCCATCGCGCTCTTCGGCAACGACTTGCCGTCCGCGTTGGTGGAGGCCGTTACGTTCCTGGACGACGCAGAGGTGAAGAGGCTCAAGAAAGTTCTTGGAGGATCTGGTTAACATAATTAATTAGAGTTCCATTTTGTATCTTCCTACGTGACTACTCTTGCATGAATGAATTATGCGTGCGTGCttattagtttgtttttgttttaatgCACGATTAATAAAGACTCTCGTATGCTTGGAGGAGTTACATCTATTATCTTATTTAGATACATTTAAAAAGGACGTTGGAGGAGCTATATATATAGTAGGATAGCAAAATGTAGAACCTCTTaaagtttatcatttttttttctaaaagttGTGGCGCGAGTACATGGAGGATGAGATGTAGGAGCCCATTAACAacttcattttatatatatataattaggtaTTTGGCCCTTGAGCTCAACTAGTCCTTGACGTGGGCGGCCTTCGATCCACTAGTTCACTCATGCATATTGTAGTTGGGATTCGAATCATGAATAATTAGGTATCCTATTAAACCTAAAGGGAAGATCATTTGATACTAAATCAGTAAAATATATTTGCAATTGTTGTACTTCTATTGATAAATAAGGATCCAATGAAACTCCCTCGCTAAAAGCTTTGATGTACAACATTATCAGGTTCAAGATCCTCAACAACTGACATTCTAGCAGGTAAGCGTTGTGAACGGCAGGATCTTGCATTATAATAAGTTGAATGATTTGAAAGGGTAATTGAATTAAGTAGGatatcttttcttcctccttcaatAATACCAAAGAAGGATGTTTAGCGGAAGGGCCCTCGGGGCTATGGTGCAACAGAATGCCAATAAGTTATCATCCGTGATTCAATCTCCAACTACGATGCATTTGTAGGGATTTTCCCTCCATATGGGATACGCAACCACGAGAAATTGGACTTTTGGGCCACCTGCCGTGAGTATTTCCTAATTTCTTGGCGGACGATGGGAAACTTTCGTGGATCCAGGTCGGTCGCCCTAGGTTCGTTTCTttcttttccaaaaaaaaaattgcctttatttttatttttcaatgtcCAATGGTCGTCGAAGATATCAATTCTATCTCCAAATTAAATATGTTGGTATTCGATATCCTTGAATATTCGATAAAACTTTCATGGATGATTTTACAGTTTTAAAACAATCAAATGTTTCATAAGTACATGGTAAAGTACTTTCGTCTATGCCTacacttaaaaaattattaaaattttcatttactAAATGATATATTGACACTAGAGCAATTCTATGATTCAAATATGATACAAGTATGTGATGACTCAGGTTTATAAATTGCTAATCTTGAAAACGCATACATTCATTTATCTAATCATACTCTTCACATGGGCAAACATCTTTCATGCTCCATCAATTATAAAAAACTTACTCTTCACTTTTCAATTTTATCTTGATAATAATGTCATTTTTaaatttcatcataatcattatcttataaaagataaagAAACAGATACTACCATATTTTATGGGGGAATTAAAAATGGTCTCTagatattaaaaattctttaatcaAAGTTTCATGGGTGAAGGCACAAATAAACTAGTTTGGCATGTCCGACTTGGTCATCCGTTTCTTTGCGTTGTTCAGTCGATCATCAATAGTTATGATTTGCCTACTTCCTTTACCTCCTTTCCAACTTATTCATGTAAGGCATGCATGAAATCTAAAAGTTATAAGCTACCATTCTCTTCTTTCgattatatttctaattttccATTTGAAATAGTTCATTAGAATGTTTGGGGTCATGTGTCTATCTTATCTAACTGGGGTTTTCTATATTACATTattttcattgatcattttagtaaatatacttagaTTTATCTTATGAGAAGAAAATCTGATTTGTTAAACATATTCTGTCAATTTCAAAAacaagttgaacgatattttaatcataaaatatactctctctctctcttcattctgatTAGGAaggtgaatatcaagctctcATCGTCATCTTTACTCTTGTagaattgttcatcgagtcttTTGCCCTTACACTCCAAAACAAATGGCTCtgttgagagaaaacatagacatattgTTGAAACTGTCTTAGCTCTTCTCAATCATGCATCAATTTCGTGTAAATTTTGGGTTTGCATTGTTGTATATCTCATAAATTGACTTTCTACCTCATTGCTTAATTATAAGTGTCCTTTGGAAAAACTATATAATCAGACTCCTAACTACACTTTTCTACTATTTTATGGTTGAGTATATTATCTGTGGTTATGCCCCTACTTTAAACagaaacttgactctcgttcactacaatgtatctttcttggttatagtaatttgcatcatgggtaCCATTGCTTgtatatgttggaaccccaaggtgttttgatgtgatcaaacaagctaagttaggtcctgcgtttgtttaacccttgtgtctaagcgtgcaggagtttaggaacacaggaagtcgagcggaagacgcgactagagagaaggatggcacgggagagagccgacgggctcggtgcttctgagggacgaggtgtccgcggaagagtacaccggtggacaagaagagcGTGCACGACacttgagggacgagaaactgggaaggaagactgctcgaggagaaggccggaacatgggttcgggtgagccctattccggaaggccgagatcacccaagctagcggagccggagcgaacagacccggaccaagacgagctgaactgagacgagctgaaccggagcagagagcctggaccagagtcaactttgttgacttgacaggttcgggcgcccggatcaattccaggcgcccggacctccgagcgcccgggggttcatatttgaccagatcgaagctgatcgcgagctgaccgttgggggataaaatttatccccccgggggcgcccggaaccccttccaggcgcccggaccagtactataaataaagtactgatccgtacattcaagataactcacttgtaatcaattctttctgtgctttcagttgtgttcttttcatttgtgttatcaacgttgtaaagaggcttctccgcctagaggagatcatagtgggcttactttccttggattaacaatcctctgattgcaaaccaagtaaatctctggtgtatgatttctttacttagtctctactttttattacaagtgtttataatatagttgaaatccgagaaaggttcgagttttattttgtagggaaattcacccctcccctcttgtcggcctccaaagagaccaacaagtggtatcagagcaaggcgcttcaggaggactaaccgtcgatcgaagcaacaaagatggtcggaccaagcattgttccaccaaaattcgaggggaacttcgcagattggaagcgtcgtatggaggtattcctaaaaacagattttgaaattcggtttatcatgaaatatggttttgtagctccaatagataaagatggaaaagaaaaagaagagagcgattggacaaagaaggagcagaatgagtcggtagcaaacagccgtgcggaacatcacctgctgagcgtgttaccgcctcaagaggtcaaccgcatcaagaactatttatctgctaaagaactttgggagaagttcttggaactccacgaaggcacgtccgaagcgaaactcgctagaagggacatcctccgcaacaaactgatgaacatccgtctggagaaaggtgaaaaagtagccggtctacatgcaaaggtaaaagaactagttactgttggtgcaacatccctcaggtcaaggttgacctggttgaccaagctgagtcttggtttgagtttagatgtttgacaataagaaattgattgaagaagagtcaagtaggtcaaggttgaccggatacttgactgggaagtcctaactgggatgttaggtagaatggaaatcctggtgagtgaagccaggtgaaagccctagtgagtgaagctaggcagatggaaaaccctagtgagtgaagctaggtgaaagtcctggtgagtgaagccaggcaagggaaaatccagatggatcaaggatgatcggacatctggtgttgggaagtccaagtaggtcaaaggattgactggatacttggcacgaggaaatacagataggtcaaaggattgaccggacatcgatggaagtccaagtaggtcgagggtgacggatacttggcatgaatagaaaagtctaagtgggtcaaaggttgaccggacacttggtgggaagtcctagcgggtcaaaggtgaccggatgctgggcatgatgtaccagcaggtcaaggttgacggatgttggtttgagaggcttgggacttggttttgggaaaaaccaagtctttggatcgatcgatggatcgatccggagatggatcgatcgtggatcgatccagcgtgcctAGCGAGAGAGCTgcggatcgatcgtggatcgatcggagtatcaatcgatcggtggatcgattgggggcccacgcgataagcgctagatcgatccgtggatcgatccaggcatttttccagagcacagaggcgctctggatcgatccgtggatcgatccaaagcctccccgatcgattgggaacattcgaatcgatcgggatccgaccgttggcgtcgataaaggccgcaggcgcacgattccttcggcatctcttcaccgattcactccagatctctcgccagctcctccacagcactcacaaagctcagatcgccagttcttgaaggatcttggaagttctccaagtcaagaggcggatcaaagccaagaagagaagctagggttagggtttatactcattgtaagcttgtaagcttgtatttcttgtatcctttccctctcttcttgtattgagtcttgtagggcttctccgcccttggtagttaccataaaggagagttttattagtggagggtgtgtgtgttggtgtggatccttggattagtcacctcttgtgaggtggataccaagtaaaccaaccgtgttagcgttgtgtgattgtttgtgtattttccgctgccatatctttgaagaaacaagcaacgccgagcaccgagcaaacgcgacgagctattcacccccccccccctctagctacttttggtcctaacaagtggtatcagagcgaggccgctcttcaccggaatcatcgccggaagggtcaagcatatcaagaaaagctagagggtgaagaagttggagcaaattcttaagttcaagactttatcaagctcaacttcaagatgcaattccaagatggacttggatttgacacaagggtggctccaccgtacacttccacaagtttcgattcttggaaatcaagaatcgaaaattttcttatgatggagatagagcaatggtttgctctaatggaaggcttcaaggctccaagaaattcaaagggcacagttctaaagaaaagcaaatggagtccggagcaagtccaaaggtgcgaggcaaatgacaaagtgaccaagcttttggtcaatttattgccaagcaccatcctttgcaaaattggagaatttgaagatgcaaaggaattatggagcaaattggccaagcttcatgaagagatcccctccactgtacaagagcaagaagtattcagagagggtgactctttggagcaagaccaagaggaggactccgaggttgagagatgctcaacctccgaagaagaggaaatccaagaagcttcatcctcaagggaatgcaacgaagggaacaaggagggagcatactccctgtttcatattcaagatgatgaagcctccacttctaggattgagggggagtaatccttggtgacaccggatcaagaagaaggagaagcttctacatccgggtcaagagacgaagaggaggaagaagattctacctccacaagtcaagaaaaatcaaatggaggagaatcaaggtccgatcaagaggaagcttctacctccggatcaaaaggaaaagatgccacccctacaagcaaaggtataaatatttcaattaataataaaaatcatattatatgctttgagtgtagggaacatggacactacaagagcaagtgccctaaattggccaagaagaagggccaagtggcacaaaagggcaaggtgaagcccaaggagatcatccccaacacaaagaagagcaaggagcatattatatgcttctcttgcaatcaaaaggggcattaccgaagtcaatgccccaaggggaagaaggtggtcaaggttcaaggaggcactagtcaaggaggagcctccaaggtaaagaagaaggtatcttttattgagtctacccctttacattatggtaaaaagcatgatagttctaatttttatcattttaatgcgatttaccataagaataggaagcatgagggctttaaggaaaagcatgtggccctacatgccaaaactacccaacctaaggttaggaaggtagatggacacttgggaaagaacactaaggataatagatacaagcccaaaaacaaaaatgctcatgggtgtaatgaaaaatcaaaatctaaggatttaatgatagaaaatcaagtcttgagatcaagacttgataaaatggaaaagaccctaaaaaggatggaaaatatcctaaaagggcaaaatgagcataacctaggtttagggatacaaaagccatcaaatggccatagaggtttgggatacaaacccaaagcaaaaaaggatgtgcctagttatcatagggttccatatagctatggaacaaaccctaagtctagaggtcaagtcaaagatacaagggaagatatccctagaagtatctttgcaaccaaagtgactaagacttctaagaagtctaagaaagtcactaacaaggtcacaagggaggctatccctagagttgacctagaaaatatgaccaaggcttctaagaagcccaacaaggtcactaggaaggtatctagggaagttatccctagtgagtacctagagcatccaaggagcaccaataggtgttgggttcctaggagcattttctctaccccataaatgggttagagagtgtcaactccgattagaagggtagttaacccaactttgaggaaattgacactcaaggagcattttcaaggttttgttaacctttgaaaatgaaatggaattattatttattccttgaaagagtaaaatgtgcctaatggtggaagaattgattttaatcttaaatggcacatattgggaaattcataagaactaccaagttgggattttggtatgttcttaggaaatttaaggcaatctgggccttaatttaaaagtgctacttttgtgacaaatgaaatatgccaacatttgaggatatgcttaatttcgactgccataaattaatcaagggaattagaaatgccaatttaggctttggcattttcttgaagcactttagggcaatctaggtttaaattgtaagtttagctaaggttttaaggatacttagatagttaatctaggtatattttatttatgctaaatcttgccatgattgtttgcccatcatatgccatgacatcatgtctatttttgcatttatgttttattatgaaaaatccaaaaataccatgtcatgacactcatacatcatgtagttataggatattttcttttgaaaattatttctttttgatgtatgccataacattatcatgcattaagtttaattccttgtaattaaggacaaaaggcatttaacaacacttattaacaagtgacatcctaggtgggtgtctaaatctccaaaatgcctagatagatatgcatgatccctagattaagggcaaaaacaaaatctacatctcacaaagacctataagatgacttgtatgtctttttagtacacattagatacaagtgagatgttaggatgatgaataaagctcaagatgttgatttagtgcattcttttgagttttaggttcatcaaaacacatagttatgtgttttcccatcattgggaaagctaatgtacaagtcatgtgcattatgcccaaggaacatgatgggatattggttttgaaaatgtttttggaaaaccatggtgaagtctatcttttgatagtaatcaccattgaatagttagacacaaacttgaagaaaacgctaaagttttagcaagttttcaagcttgtgtcaatctttgaaaatatgatgtattttcatagaaaactatttttccatgattaagtatgccctaaataatgtctacacgaaattttatgatttttgtagaattttctaggggtttctgaagttgactgaaatggaatttcagcaactatcagagtttcgatcgatccatggatcgattggagtgcctgaatcgatccgtggatcgattcagaaggcaagtctcccgcgagcagaagctcgatcagccgatcgatccaggtagtctgaatcgatcagtggatcgattcagaaaggttcaatcgattggaacccaactccaatcgatccaagttgctgattttggctgggaaggcctgatttcagcatctttaaacctctttgagtctaggtaaccattccaaacccccaaaatacatttgtatacatacaaagggtgttttcatgtgaaaacaaggatggattggttaaggaaggcttcattgaagtttaggttgaggtttg from Zingiber officinale cultivar Zhangliang chromosome 4B, Zo_v1.1, whole genome shotgun sequence includes:
- the LOC121977871 gene encoding germin-like protein 8-14, whose product is MAQRTRKTIFISLLFFFFFFIFMLSGTMAQDFCVGDLSGAQTPAGFPCKKVAQVTVSDFVFSGLAKAGNTSNIIKAAVTPAFVNQFPAVNGLGISAARLDIAPGGVVPLHTHPAASEFLVVTQGTIAAGFITSSNDVYYTTLRKGDAMVFPQGLLHYQINAGGVTAVAIVSFSSPSPGLQITPIALFGNDLPSALVEAVTFLDDAEVKRLKKVLGGSG